CTACATCATCTGTATTGATCCTTGTTTGTACTGCCATAGTATTTGATTTTTAATTGGTTATAAGGGATTTTTATGACTGCTTATTGTAATAATCCTGAAACATTAAAACTTTTGAGCAGCCAGAAATTGATCTCTTTTTCATGAGGGTAAAATTAAAAAGTCATTAAAAGGCCACCAATGGGGTAGATTAAGCCAAATCGTTAATATAGATTAAGATTCCGTGGGGTCTTTTGTTTAATTTTTTGCGTGAAAGTGTATACGGAATATGCTTTGTTTTTTGGGATTAAATGAGAATATTTAATCAATAACCAAAATTTAAAGGACAGGCGCATGATAAAAGGATACTTGAATTTGTTTAAGGATGCTCCGGTTGCAATAGCAATGCTGGATGCCAAAACTTTAAGACTCGATTCTGCAAATTCAGCTATGCTGCAGCTGTTGAGAAGGGAAAAATCAGTATTGGGCAGCAGACTTCTGGAGTTTCTTCCTGAAATCGCTGAACAGCCTTACCCGGAGCAGATCTATGATGTAATCCGTACCGGAAGGCCATATAGTGAAACAGGAGCCAGGTTCTATTCAAATAATAAGGGAAAGATGGAAACTGTATTTGTAGACTATAGTTATACCCCGATCTTAGGAAAAAACAGTAAGGTGATAGCTGTTCTGGTAATAGCTACAGATGTAGGAGAAAGAGAAATAAGCAGACTTTATATGGAAGAATCTGACCGGAATTTAAGAGCGATGGTGATGTCTGCACCGGTAGCAATGGCCGTATTCAGCGGATTTGATTTTCAGATACAATCAGTAAACGACAGAATGTTGAATTTATGGAATAACAATGGGAAATTGGGTTTGAGCGCATTGGAACATGTTTATCATAACGGAGTTTCTTTTACTACCGAAATCAACCGGGTATGTTACAGTTATACCCCCTTAAGAGATGTAAGCGGAAATACCACCGGTGTAATCATGGTTGGGAACAAAAAGGATTAAGTTACTTAAAAACTTGCGGCCATAAGTGTTCTTTTAAAAGGATAAAATACCGGCGATTCTTTAAATTCATTGTTTAATCTGCCTTTGTATTCCCTGATAAAATCCTGTTTGATGTCTTCAGGTAATTTCTCCACGTATGGGATCATAGCAGTACCCGATACCCAGTCAAATAATGCATCCGCATCTTTTAAGATATGAGGATATATCTTTTCATAGACGGTAATTTCAGTACCTCCGTGCTGAAAAAATATCTTTCCATAATCCTGAATATCAAGTACAGGAGAAACACGGGTGAACCCATTTAAAGCTTTTGCAAATGGCGGGGTAGAAGCAATATCTATTAATGCGGTATGTGTGAAATGCCGATGATTAGAAGGAACTTGTATAACAAGCTGTCCTCCAGGTTTCAGGCAAGAAATGATTTTAGGGTATA
This portion of the Pedobacter lusitanus genome encodes:
- a CDS encoding PAS domain-containing protein, which translates into the protein MIKGYLNLFKDAPVAIAMLDAKTLRLDSANSAMLQLLRREKSVLGSRLLEFLPEIAEQPYPEQIYDVIRTGRPYSETGARFYSNNKGKMETVFVDYSYTPILGKNSKVIAVLVIATDVGEREISRLYMEESDRNLRAMVMSAPVAMAVFSGFDFQIQSVNDRMLNLWNNNGKLGLSALEHVYHNGVSFTTEINRVCYSYTPLRDVSGNTTGVIMVGNKKD
- a CDS encoding methyltransferase domain-containing protein; this translates as MAWNPDVYNKFKKERFGPFYDLLELIKIRPDLTVVDLGCGTGELTRKLADALPGSAVLGVDSSQEMLNEAAAFQNGQLDFKKRTIEEQLESGEKWDLIFSNAAVQWIGDHQTLYPKIISCLKPGGQLVIQVPSNHRHFTHTALIDIASTPPFAKALNGFTRVSPVLDIQDYGKIFFQHGGTEITVYEKIYPHILKDADALFDWVSGTAMIPYVEKLPEDIKQDFIREYKGRLNNEFKESPVFYPFKRTLMAASF